Genomic segment of Chloroflexota bacterium:
AGCGGCGCTCGATGGACTGCAGGAGATACGTCATTCCGAGGCCGGCCGACGAGAGAAGGATGAGCCCCGCAAACACCTTCGGCGTCTGGAACGTCGAGCCCGCCGTGGCCATCATGAGGCCGATACCGGCCTGGGCCGCGACCAGCTCGCCGACCACGACCCCAACGAGCGCATGACCGATCCCGAGCCGCAAGCCCGTGAGGATGAAGGGCACCGATCCGGGCAGCGCCACCGTTCGGAAGATCTGCGAGTCCGATGCGCCGAAGGAGCGGGCCGCCTTCACCCAGTTCGCGTCCAAGTTCCGAACGCCCGCCATCGTATTGATCACGATCGGGAAGATGGCGCCCAAAAAGACCACCGCCACCTTCGAATAGATCCCGATCCCGAACCAGATGATGAGCAGGGGAATGAGGGCGACCCGGGGCATGCTGTAGAAGAACGCGACGAAGGGATCGAGCGCGAAGGAGAGCCGCCGATACCAGCCCATCAGGAGCCCAAGCGGCATGCCGATGACGATGGCAAGGACGTACCCGTAGATCATCTCCTGTCCGCTGACCCACAGGTCGTTCCACAACGACCCGCCCTTTACCAGACCGACAAACGCGTTGAGCGTGTCGAAGGGGCCGGGCAGGAACAGGGCCGGTACCAGGCGCGCCGCGGTCACCGTATGCCAGACCACGAGAAACGCCACCACGGAAAGAATCCCGATGAGCGTCGACTCGTAGCGCTGCAGGCGGCTTGGCTGTCCGGGGATGCGCACCGGCTCGACGGCCACCGATGGGCCGGCGGTCAGCGCGCCATTTGCGCCGTGGAGCTTTTCCGATTGGGTTGCTGGCGCCGCCATGGATTACCTCCCCGCCTCTCGGCTCATCATCGCCATCGACTCCTCCTCAATGCTCGTCCAGATGGCGTCGGTGTACTGCAAGAACTCCTGCGCGCGCTTGATGCGCAACGGCCTCGGCCGCGGGAGTCCGACCTCGACGGTCTGCTTCAACTTTGCCGGCCGAGCTGTAAATACTACGACCCGGTCCGCCAAATAGACTGCCTCGTCGATGTCGTGGGTGATAAACAGCGCCGTCTTTCGGGATTGGGCCCAAATTTTCAGCAGCTCAGCCTGCATGAACTCGCGCGTCTGGGCATCCAGCCCACCGAACGGCTCGTCCAGGAGCAGCATCTGCGGATCAGTGGCGAACGCGCGCGCCAGGTTGACGCGCTGCTGCATGCCGCCCGACAGCTCGGACGGGTAGTGGTTCTCGAAACCGTGAAGCCCGACGAGGTCGATGCACGACTGCACGCGATCCCGCGCCTCAGCGCCGGAGACGCGACCCTGGATCTCGACGCCGTACATCACGTTGCTCCACACCGTCCGCCAGGGCAGAAGGCTCGGCTGCTGGAACACCATGGCCCGGTCGCTGCCCGGGGCCTTGATCGGCGCCCCGTTCAAGGTGAGGGAGCCACTGGTGATGGGGAGCAGCCCGTCGACGGCGTTGAGGAAGGTCGTCTTGCCACATCCCGAGGGGCCGACGATGGCGACGAACTCGCCTTCCGCCACGTCCAGGCTGACGTGGTCCACGGCGAGAAACGCCGAGTTGACCCGTTCCAGCCAGTAGTGGATCGTGACGTCGCGCGCCTGAAGCGCCGCCGACCTGCCCCACCCGGCGCTTCCGTTCGTCCCAGAGATCTTGAACTGCATATTGTTCGACACGTACGCCCCTCGTGCGTATACGTGCGCACTCTGGGCGTGCCTGGATTCTGTTCGTCAAAAAGGTTCGCTACGCCCAGTATCGAAATCATAAGCTGCGCAAAAAGACAGCGTCAATTGAGCCGATACCGGCTATTCCTGAACCTGGAACGCACGCACGGCCGGAACCAGCATCGCGGCGCCGAAGAGGGCAAGCACCGCGACTTCTTCCCCGATGGTCAACCCGTGCCCGAGCCACTCGATCCCCGAGGCTGCCTGTGCCGAGGCGCTCAGCGTCGCGCCCACGACTCGGCGCAGGGGGTCGACGCCGTATGCCACGGGATCGATGTGGGTGAGAACGGACAACCACGCGGGCGCCTGTTGCAGGGGAAAGAGCGCCCCGCTCAAGAAGAACATCGGCATGACGAGAAAGTTCATGACGACCTGGAAGCCCTCCATCGTCTTCATCCGTGCTGCGATGACGATGCCGAGGCTGGTCAGCGCGAAGGCGAGGAGCGCCATGATGGGGACCATCCGCAGCACCAAGTCCCAGGAGAGCGGAACCCCGGCCAGGGGGGCCAGGATGAGCAAGATGCTTCCCTGCATCACCGCCTGGCTCGCGCCGCCGAGCGCCTTGCCCACGGCCACGGACCAGCGGCTGACCGGCGCCACGAGCACCTCTTTCAGGAACCCGAACTCCCGGTCCCACACGATGCTCATCGCCGAGAAGACCGACGTGAAGAGGACCGACATGGCGATCACACCGGGGAACAGGAACGCCACGTAGGTGCCACCCTGCCCCAGCTGCGCGGCGCCGCCAACCGAACGGGAAAGGCCGGTCCCGAAAATGAACAGGTACAGCATCGGCTGCGCCAGCGCCGCCACAATTCGCATCCGGTCCCGCGTGAATCGCCGGACGTCGCGAAGCCAGATCACGTACACGCCGCGCAGGTCCGCGCGAATCTGCCGTGTCATCGCTGCATCCTCCCTGCCCACGCGCGCATCGCTTCCATGCCGGTCGCTTCCTGCTCCCGGATCGCGCGGCCGGTCAGCTTCATGAATACGTCGTCGAGGGTCGGGCGGCTCAGGCTGACCGCGCGGACCTTTCCGCCGAGCGCCCGAATGAGCCGCGGGATGAACTCTTCTCCGTGCACGACCTCCAGGCGAAGCTCTTCGCCGCGAGGCACAGCCTCGAGCTCGAACTGTTGCTGAATCTCCCGAATCGCTTGCTCATTGTCCGTCGTCGTTATGGTGATGATGTCCCCGCCCACCATCGCCTTCAGATTGTCCGGCGTGTCGAGCGCCACCAGGCTCCCATGGTCGATGACGCCGATGCGATCGCAGTACTCCGCTTCGTCCATGTAGTGGGTCGTGAGAAAGATCGTGAGGTCCTCGCGGTCGCGGAGGTCCAGGATGTACTCCCAGATGTGGCGGCGCGTCTGCGGATCGAGGCCGATCGTCGGCTCGTCGAGGAAGAGCACCCGCGGACGGTGGAGCAGGCCGCGGGCTATCTCCAGGCGGCGCCGCATACCACCCGAAAAGCTCCGCACGAGATCGTCCCGGCGGTCCCACAGCTCCACCATGCGCATCAATTGTTCCGCGCGCTCGCGGGCCTCCCGCCGTGGCACGTCATAGATGTAGGCGTGAAAGTCGAGATTCTCCAGGGCGGTGAGCTGAACGTCGAGCGTGGGGTCCTGGAAGATGAGACCGATGGACCGCCGAACCAGAGATGGCTGACGAACGACGTCGTACCCGTTGACGGTCACGGTTCCCCGCGTGGGTCGGAGGAGCGTGCACAGGATGCTGATGGTCGTCGTCTTCCCCGCGCCGTTGGGGCCGAGAAAGCCAAATACTTCGCCCGACCGGACCTGAAAGCTGACGTGGTCCACAGCGGTCAGCTCGCCAAACCGCTTGACGAGGTCCTCGACAGCGATCGCGTTCATTTGATCCTCAACCGCGACAGCCCAGGCCGGCGGTTGAGGGCTCCTCGCTAAACCGCTTTTCGAGCCTCGGCGATGAGCTGGTGGCCGCAGGAGCCGCAGAACCGGTCGCCCGGCTGCACCGGCGCGTGACACTGTGGGCAACCAGACGCCGGCGCGGCGGCGGGCGCTTCGTCTTCGTGCACGGCGCGGCGAAACTCGCGGATGCCCTGGCCAAGGGACTTGCCCGCGTCGGCGAGCTTCCCAGCGCCGAATAAGATCAGCGCGAGAAAGAGGACGATGATGAGCTCGGGCGCTCCGAGACTTGGCATTCCATGCCTCCCTGATTGGGTGCTTAAGTGTAGTTCCGCGACGGCAAACGGCGCTACTTCACGAGTGACGCCGTCAGGCCGAGGCGCGTGCTGAGCGCCCGGTGCTGCTCGCGAAGCTCCGCGGGAAGCTGTTCGCCAAACTGGGCCAGGAACGCCGCGTGGT
This window contains:
- a CDS encoding ABC transporter ATP-binding protein, coding for MSNNMQFKISGTNGSAGWGRSAALQARDVTIHYWLERVNSAFLAVDHVSLDVAEGEFVAIVGPSGCGKTTFLNAVDGLLPITSGSLTLNGAPIKAPGSDRAMVFQQPSLLPWRTVWSNVMYGVEIQGRVSGAEARDRVQSCIDLVGLHGFENHYPSELSGGMQQRVNLARAFATDPQMLLLDEPFGGLDAQTREFMQAELLKIWAQSRKTALFITHDIDEAVYLADRVVVFTARPAKLKQTVEVGLPRPRPLRIKRAQEFLQYTDAIWTSIEEESMAMMSREAGR
- a CDS encoding ABC transporter permease, which gives rise to MTRQIRADLRGVYVIWLRDVRRFTRDRMRIVAALAQPMLYLFIFGTGLSRSVGGAAQLGQGGTYVAFLFPGVIAMSVLFTSVFSAMSIVWDREFGFLKEVLVAPVSRWSVAVGKALGGASQAVMQGSILLILAPLAGVPLSWDLVLRMVPIMALLAFALTSLGIVIAARMKTMEGFQVVMNFLVMPMFFLSGALFPLQQAPAWLSVLTHIDPVAYGVDPLRRVVGATLSASAQAASGIEWLGHGLTIGEEVAVLALFGAAMLVPAVRAFQVQE
- the tatA gene encoding twin-arginine translocase TatA/TatE family subunit, coding for MPSLGAPELIIVLFLALILFGAGKLADAGKSLGQGIREFRRAVHEDEAPAAAPASGCPQCHAPVQPGDRFCGSCGHQLIAEARKAV
- a CDS encoding ABC transporter permease; this encodes MAAPATQSEKLHGANGALTAGPSVAVEPVRIPGQPSRLQRYESTLIGILSVVAFLVVWHTVTAARLVPALFLPGPFDTLNAFVGLVKGGSLWNDLWVSGQEMIYGYVLAIVIGMPLGLLMGWYRRLSFALDPFVAFFYSMPRVALIPLLIIWFGIGIYSKVAVVFLGAIFPIVINTMAGVRNLDANWVKAARSFGASDSQIFRTVALPGSVPFILTGLRLGIGHALVGVVVGELVAAQAGIGLMMATAGSTFQTPKVFAGLILLSSAGLGMTYLLQSIERRYQAWRPD
- a CDS encoding ATP-binding cassette domain-containing protein, which gives rise to MNAIAVEDLVKRFGELTAVDHVSFQVRSGEVFGFLGPNGAGKTTTISILCTLLRPTRGTVTVNGYDVVRQPSLVRRSIGLIFQDPTLDVQLTALENLDFHAYIYDVPRREARERAEQLMRMVELWDRRDDLVRSFSGGMRRRLEIARGLLHRPRVLFLDEPTIGLDPQTRRHIWEYILDLRDREDLTIFLTTHYMDEAEYCDRIGVIDHGSLVALDTPDNLKAMVGGDIITITTTDNEQAIREIQQQFELEAVPRGEELRLEVVHGEEFIPRLIRALGGKVRAVSLSRPTLDDVFMKLTGRAIREQEATGMEAMRAWAGRMQR